CGATCCGgattctttcattttttctctTGTTCAACGGTAAGTAGTTTAAGTAGTTCATGGATCTTAATTTCTTTAACATTTTCATTCATGCAAATTTAAACTTCTTAACATTGTCTAAAAGAGCATGTTGATTGACGAAGTGTcgaagtacacttttatttgaatttatcaTCATGAGTCCTTTAAGGGACGGGGATCGGAGGTAGCGCCTCTGgtagcggggtccaagggggcAGAGCACATGGGGTACAAAATCTCAAAAATTCAATTTTTGGAACTTGAGGAACTAGTTTTGCCAACTTTGAAAATCTTGTACATTAACGGTCGTTTGGACAGTTTATGAGCCTGAAACGCTTAAATATATCTGTGATAATCGTTCTGGCTTCTTCTTCATTCTGGTTCACGCTCTCAATCATACGATCTAGAGGTTTAGAATTTTTGTGTGTATAATTGAGAGCATGAACCAGaatgaagggaaaaaaaaaacaaaatgatcTATCAACGATATATTTAAGCATTTTAGTCCCATTAATTGTCTAAAGGACAGTTAAGTTACAAGGCTTTCAAAGTTGGCAAAATTCTTTCCCTCAAGTTCCGTATTTAAGTAAAGGAATGAAATTTTTACTTTAGTGGAACAAGAGAGTCCTTTATTGACTAAAATGTACTCaaattaattgaaatatttcGTGACCGTTTCCAAACCTTTGCTATTGCTACCCCCATAAGATTCAAATCTTGATAATCATAAGAGATTATGTAACTTATACATTCGTTATTAGgcattttttgttattgttatttcaaGTTTTGAATATTTCGCTCTTAAAACTAATCAACCAATCTAAGCCTTATTAAATTGTTATGTCTTTTTGAATTTAGTTCTTTTGATTATGTTTGATTTCTTTAATGTACtgtatttacaaattattttttatgcaATGATCATTTATGTAATGAtcatttatgtgtttttttaatgaaatcaaacatagtTTCGGGCCGAAAGGAATCTACAAATCATTTATGTTTGGCAATCCTAGCATCATCATCACGACTCCTGAAGAGTGCCGGAGAGTACTATGTGATGAGGACGCGTTCAAGCCAGGATGGCCCACTTCAACAAACGAACTCATGGGAAGAAAATCTTTCAGCAGACTTTCCAACAAAGATCACAAAAGGCTTCGAAAGTTGACTGCATCCCCAATTAACGGTCATGAATCTTTGTCTATATACATGAAGCACATTGAAACTAATGTTGTTTTGTCATTGGAAAAATGGTCAAAAATGGGACGAATTGAGTTACTTACTGTTCTTCGAAAGCTAACTTTTGAAGTCATCATGGACATTTTCATAAGCTCGGAGAGCGAACACCTAATGGATGGGTTGGAGAAAGAGTATAAAACACTTAATTATGGTGTTAGATCAATGGCAATCAATATACCCGGTTTTGTGTACTATGAAGCACTTAAAGTTGGTTTTCTTAcagctatatatattgtatcatgttttgtttttttaacaattttaacaTTGATGGTTACAAATTTATAGGCACGAAAGAAACTGGTGGCAATTTTACAACCGATTGTTAGAGAACGTAGAAATAAACGAGAGGCAACTCAAGGGATGTCCACGAAGGACATGCTTGACGCTCTCGTGGACACAGAAGATGAGAATGGAAAACGACTAGATGATGAAGATATCATTGATACATTAATCATGTATTTGAACGCGGGTCATGAATCTTCAGCACACCTCACTATGTGGGCAACTATCCTTCTTCAAGGACACCCTGAGTATTTCCAAATCGCCAAGGTAATAACTATACAGAGTATCAAAATTAGTAGACTTATCACTAATTATGATTTAGGaactcatttttatttatatgctTGTTGCACATTTTGTAATAttagactaataatgcttatggTTAATAGGAAGAACAAGAAAGGATAGTAAAAAATATGCCACCAGGACAGAAGGGTTTGACCCTAGAAGAGTTTAGGCAGatgaagtatctttcacagGTGATTGATGAAACACTGCGTTTAGTAACGTTTTCAACCACGACATTTCGTGAAGCCACAAAAGACATTGATATCAAAGGTTGACCGACCTGTATTCACCGTGCTAGTTAGATATTTAAATTACATAGATTTGCTATTAGCTTTAATTAGTTTCACTAAACTCTTAATTATGGTTTATAGGATACATCATTCCTAAAGGATGGAAAGTGTTGCTTTGGTATAGGAGTATACACCATAATCCTGAAATTTATCCCCAACCCAAAGAATTTAATCCTTCAAGATGGGATGTAAGTCGCTTCTGACTTTTTACCAATATGGCCTTatgattttttcaaatttcactAACTTGAACATGTTGGTGGTCAGGATCTTGTACCAAAAGCAGGAACTTTTCTTCCATTTGGAGCAGGAACGAGACATTGTCCAGGGAACGACCTTGCAAAGTTAGAGATCGCCATCTTCCTACACCATTTTCTTCTTAGTTATAAGTAAGTTTTCATACAAACCAAGTGATAATTCTGTTTTATACGTCATAATTCTGTTTGTATCGTCTTGCATATCAGTTAAATGATGTATCAACATAACATTTTACTTCTACTTAACAAGAactatatttgtttgtgttacaGACTCGAAAGGGAAAATCCAGATTGCCAAGTGATGTACCTACCGCATTCAAGGCCTATAGACAATTGTGTTGGAAGAATTATTAAAGTTTCTGGATAATAAAACCATAGCTTCAACCTTCATATCAAAAAAAACAAGCTATAAAACAGCATTCGTATCGAAATCTCATTATACCCTTCAATTTCAAAGTTAAATTTTTATCAACACAGCTTCAATTagatttttgtttcttattcATTGTGAAGTTACATAAGCTTTTACCGTCGTTAGCGAGGAATAAGTAGAAAAATTATCAGTTGCTcatactttttaattatatgaaTGAGGTTTATACTACGGATGAGCGAAAAATCTCAAATTACGATCCCGTCCTGATACCGTTACGAAAAACAGAGGTTGTTTTAGGAAGAGGGCAAGAGGTCTCAATTGCAAATTAACAACACTACTTCTACCACCCAAAATTAAAACAGTTCATTTATATTTGAGTTATAAGGACACATGTTTGACGGTATGTAAAATGAGTTTACCAAAACCATCGAATTTATGAAGCATCTGCCGCACCTTAAAACATAATGAGAACCAGAATCAAACTTCAAGAAAATGGAATCATTCAGAAACTCTAACGAATTAAAACCCAATATTACGTACAGTAAATAAAGTTTACCTAATAAGTTCGCTTTTACATAATGTCGAACATTTTTCCTTATAACTCAAGAAAAAATGAATAGTCGTGTACATGTAGAGTTTACATATATAGTACTAGATCTAACATGGCCTTCAATATTGACAAAAATGATGTGTTCAAATATTAGTTGAGTTTTCTAAGttcttatatgtttttttagaacggctcggatatatacatatacatatatgcaaTAAAACTAACTTTCGCCAAGATATCGAAAACCATATAGAATACTCACAACAAATAAATAGGACTAATGTGCCAAAGGGTCCAAAATAAGCTAAGTTCTTATATGTTAGTTGAGTTTTTTAAGTCCTTGTACGTTTTCTTTTGTTATctgttttccttttttcttctcTAGACGGACGTGCTCCCCTTAGAAAAATTGTTGACTTGGTCCATGCCAAACAATAGAGTCCTTGATCCCCAACTCCCTGTATAATTTGAGTACTATCAATATCACAAATAGCAAACAATTACCAAGTAAAACTacttaacaaaatagcctagCAAAGTCAACACTAGTGAGCAGATTTACACTagttagggggtgtttggtaggagggaatcatagagaatggaa
The sequence above is drawn from the Erigeron canadensis isolate Cc75 chromosome 4, C_canadensis_v1, whole genome shotgun sequence genome and encodes:
- the LOC122598468 gene encoding ent-kaurenoic acid oxidase 1-like — translated: MGVDGISYYVGIMLGIMLIMKWGLKSVNIWIYERNLGKKRECLPPGDFGWPFVGNMWSFLRAFKSNDPDSFIFSLVQRFGPKGIYKSFMFGNPSIIITTPEECRRVLCDEDAFKPGWPTSTNELMGRKSFSRLSNKDHKRLRKLTASPINGHESLSIYMKHIETNVVLSLEKWSKMGRIELLTVLRKLTFEVIMDIFISSESEHLMDGLEKEYKTLNYGVRSMAINIPGFVYYEALKARKKLVAILQPIVRERRNKREATQGMSTKDMLDALVDTEDENGKRLDDEDIIDTLIMYLNAGHESSAHLTMWATILLQGHPEYFQIAKEEQERIVKNMPPGQKGLTLEEFRQMKYLSQVIDETLRLVTFSTTTFREATKDIDIKGYIIPKGWKVLLWYRSIHHNPEIYPQPKEFNPSRWDDLVPKAGTFLPFGAGTRHCPGNDLAKLEIAIFLHHFLLSYK